From Micromonospora rhizosphaerae, the proteins below share one genomic window:
- a CDS encoding NADH-quinone oxidoreductase subunit L, with the protein MITLLGAALPAVPLLAGLLGLLLPPSPRGAVTGEDRARQVAIGLGVAGAATALLIAVVLLARVGGPAESSTTWIDLGGLRVTLGVRLDGTAALVAVAVAAVALAVQVYSVAYLKRGPHDGVEVDHRYPPYAAQISLFTAAMLTVVVAGDLVMLLVGWEVMGLCSYLLIAHDRRLPEAPAAAMKAFLVTRVGDVGFLLGIALLGVSAGSFKIADVLAHDHSTGTLTAACLLLLAGVAGKSAQFPLHTWLPDAMAGPTPISALIHAATMVAAGVYAVARLYPLFERAPVALTVLGVMAAVTLLLGAFAATAQDDIKRVLAWSTVSQIGYMTGALAVGAPSAALFHLLTHAAFKALLFLAAGAVIHAVGTTLMSRMGGLRRGMPVTFWCMLVGLGALAGVPPLSGFWSKDGVLAAAEAAALDGAGPTPTWVGWLVWLAGLLGVAVTAWYATRLLLRTFLGPNRMPLVHPHDPPALMRWPVLLLAVPAALLGLAGFWGPFIDRIFAPASQAELTDFGYSLVHLGAALLLPLALLLAGAGLAWAGWRRDPAADPARFLGPLRPVFARAFRLDDVQHALVVRPTTALARAVRTGDELVVDGVVEGSGRAAVGLGGGLAALHRAALPRAAAGVLAGALLIGLAVALIGGLP; encoded by the coding sequence GTGATCACGCTGCTCGGCGCGGCGCTGCCGGCCGTACCCCTGCTCGCCGGCCTGCTCGGCCTCCTGCTGCCGCCGTCGCCGCGCGGGGCGGTGACCGGCGAGGACCGGGCGCGGCAGGTGGCCATCGGGCTCGGCGTGGCCGGCGCGGCCACCGCGCTGCTCATCGCGGTCGTCCTGCTGGCCCGGGTCGGCGGCCCGGCGGAGAGTTCCACCACGTGGATCGACCTGGGCGGGCTGCGGGTGACCCTCGGGGTCCGGCTGGACGGCACCGCCGCCCTGGTCGCGGTCGCCGTCGCGGCGGTGGCCCTGGCCGTGCAGGTCTACTCGGTCGCCTACCTGAAGCGCGGCCCGCACGACGGCGTCGAGGTCGACCACCGCTACCCGCCGTACGCCGCCCAGATCAGCCTCTTCACCGCCGCGATGCTGACCGTGGTGGTCGCCGGTGACCTGGTCATGCTGCTGGTCGGCTGGGAGGTGATGGGCCTCTGCTCGTACCTGCTCATCGCCCACGACCGCCGGCTGCCGGAGGCGCCGGCCGCCGCGATGAAGGCGTTCCTGGTCACCCGGGTGGGTGACGTCGGCTTCCTGCTCGGCATCGCGCTGCTCGGCGTCTCCGCGGGCAGCTTCAAGATCGCCGACGTGCTCGCCCACGACCACTCCACCGGTACGCTCACCGCCGCCTGTCTGCTGCTGCTCGCCGGGGTGGCGGGCAAGAGCGCCCAGTTCCCACTGCACACCTGGCTGCCCGACGCGATGGCCGGCCCGACCCCGATCTCGGCGCTGATCCACGCCGCCACCATGGTCGCCGCCGGCGTGTACGCGGTGGCCCGGCTCTACCCGCTCTTCGAGCGGGCGCCGGTCGCGCTGACCGTGCTCGGCGTGATGGCCGCGGTCACCCTGCTGCTGGGCGCGTTCGCCGCCACCGCGCAGGACGACATCAAGCGGGTGCTGGCCTGGTCGACGGTCTCCCAGATCGGCTACATGACCGGCGCGCTGGCGGTCGGCGCGCCCTCGGCGGCGCTGTTCCACCTGCTCACCCACGCCGCGTTCAAGGCGTTGCTCTTCCTCGCCGCCGGCGCGGTCATCCACGCCGTCGGCACCACGCTGATGTCCCGGATGGGCGGGCTGCGGCGGGGCATGCCGGTCACCTTCTGGTGCATGCTGGTCGGTCTCGGCGCCCTCGCCGGGGTGCCGCCGCTCTCCGGCTTCTGGAGCAAGGACGGGGTCCTCGCCGCGGCCGAGGCCGCCGCGCTGGACGGCGCCGGCCCGACGCCCACCTGGGTCGGCTGGCTGGTCTGGCTGGCGGGGCTGCTCGGCGTCGCCGTCACCGCCTGGTACGCCACCCGACTGCTGCTGCGCACCTTCCTCGGCCCCAACCGCATGCCCCTGGTGCACCCGCACGACCCGCCGGCACTGATGCGCTGGCCGGTGCTGCTGCTCGCGGTCCCGGCCGCGCTGCTCGGCCTGGCCGGGTTCTGGGGGCCGTTCATCGATCGGATCTTCGCGCCGGCCAGCCAGGCGGAGCTGACCGACTTCGGCTACTCCCTGGTCCACCTGGGCGCGGCGCTGCTGCTGCCGCTGGCGCTCCTGCTGGCCGGTGCGGGCCTGGCCTGGGCCGGCTGGCGCCGGGACCCGGCCGCCGACCCGGCCCGCTTCCTGGGTCCGTTGCGGCCGGTCTTCGCCCGCGCGTTCCGGCTCGACGACGTCCAGCACGCGCTCGTCGTACGCCCGACGACCGCGCTGGCCCGGGCCGTGCGCACCGGTGACGAACTGGTGGTGGACGGCGTGGTGGAGGGCAGCGGACGCGCCGCGGTGGGTCTGGGCGGTGGGCTGGCCGCGCTGCACCGGGCGGCCCTGCCCCGGGCGGCGGCCGGGGTGCTGGCCGGCGCGCTGCTGATCGGCCTCGCGGTAGCGCTGATCGGAGGGTTGCCGTGA
- the nuoK gene encoding NADH-quinone oxidoreductase subunit NuoK codes for MRPVIPYVTAALLFGLGVYGVLRRRNAVLVLMAVELMLNAVNLILVTADTTVRAQLPHAGQVFALFVIVLAAAEIGVGLAIVLQLYRLRASVAVDEVPLTEPPALVPVGRAAGAGRSAETAAPPSTGRTAEGEVDR; via the coding sequence GTGAGGCCGGTCATCCCGTACGTCACCGCGGCGCTGCTCTTCGGCCTCGGCGTCTACGGCGTGCTGCGCCGCCGCAACGCGGTGCTGGTGCTGATGGCGGTCGAGCTGATGTTGAACGCGGTTAACCTGATCCTGGTCACGGCGGACACCACGGTCCGGGCGCAGCTGCCGCACGCCGGTCAGGTCTTCGCCCTCTTCGTGATCGTGCTCGCCGCCGCCGAGATAGGCGTGGGGCTGGCCATCGTCCTCCAGCTCTACCGGCTGCGGGCCAGCGTCGCCGTCGACGAGGTGCCGCTCACCGAGCCGCCCGCGCTCGTACCGGTCGGGCGGGCCGCCGGCGCGGGCCGGTCGGCGGAGACCGCCGCGCCGCCGTCGACCGGGCGGACCGCCGAGGGGGAGGTGGACCGGTGA
- a CDS encoding NADH-quinone oxidoreductase subunit J family protein produces the protein MTGADVLLLALGAVAVGAGVLVVSTRHLVRAGLYLVVCLGALAGDYLVLTAELVAWVQVLIYVGAVVVLLLFAVMLTRAPIGASDDLDRPGWPAALIGGGSGLGLAVLLVDAFRWSRVDLPAAGTADRLGEQVFRSWVLPFEVLSVLLLAALVGAIVLSRPDIGRRAGAAPATSRGERSGPTVGGTGVPVPATAGGTGGPARAAVGTAADEGGRA, from the coding sequence ATGACCGGGGCGGACGTGCTGCTGCTCGCCCTCGGCGCGGTGGCGGTCGGCGCGGGGGTGCTCGTGGTGAGCACCCGGCACCTGGTCCGGGCCGGTCTCTACCTGGTGGTCTGCCTGGGCGCGCTGGCCGGCGACTACCTGGTGCTCACCGCCGAGCTGGTGGCCTGGGTGCAGGTGCTGATCTACGTCGGCGCGGTGGTGGTGCTGCTGCTCTTCGCGGTGATGCTGACCCGGGCCCCGATCGGCGCCTCGGACGACCTGGACCGGCCCGGCTGGCCGGCCGCGCTGATCGGTGGCGGCAGCGGGCTCGGGCTGGCCGTGCTGCTGGTCGACGCCTTCCGCTGGTCGCGGGTCGACCTGCCCGCCGCAGGCACCGCCGACCGCCTAGGTGAGCAGGTGTTCCGCTCCTGGGTGCTGCCGTTCGAGGTGCTCTCGGTGCTGCTGCTGGCGGCCCTGGTCGGCGCCATCGTCCTCTCCCGCCCGGACATCGGCCGCCGTGCCGGGGCCGCCCCGGCAACGAGCAGGGGCGAGCGGTCCGGGCCCACTGTGGGCGGCACCGGAGTCCCGGTCCCGGCCACCGCAGGCGGGACCGGCGGGCCCGCCCGGGCCGCCGTCGGGACGGCCGCTGACGAGGGCGGGCGCGCGTGA
- a CDS encoding NADH-quinone oxidoreductase subunit N, which translates to MSLVQNVDNVALLPAYLAAGTAVLVLLADLLVARAGATVAVAAAGAVATGVGAAVVGAAGERRTFCVGADCSWLFGDRAALVAGVFALLTLGVLALSGPLLRAGRTPVGEYCFLLACSMTGGVVLGAAGDLITLIVALETLTLPLYVLVGLRRGSLASAEAAVTFFVVSVVATTLTLLGAALLYAVTGGLHLGRLGATFGERPELLDLPLTTVAVALVVLGLAFKVAAVPFHAWAPATYDGAPLPIAAYLSTASKLGGVVALLAVVQTALPATVTGPVLALLAVLTMTVGNLVALRQRRTVRLLAWSSVAQAGYILAPLGALALAAGRTADAWAGAYAAAVAYAVFFVVLELAAFASVVALRPPDADGGTLDDLRGAARRHPWVGAALALALVGLAGLPPGLAGLFAKVTVVRALLDGGAGWLALVVAINAVIGLAYYLRLAATLYAPPTPDAVVDRPRPPRVVTLALAVATAIAVLVGFAPQLVLDLAG; encoded by the coding sequence GTGAGCCTGGTGCAGAACGTGGACAACGTGGCGCTGCTGCCGGCCTATCTCGCCGCCGGCACGGCCGTGCTCGTGCTCCTGGCCGACCTGCTGGTGGCCCGGGCTGGCGCGACGGTGGCGGTGGCCGCCGCGGGCGCCGTCGCCACCGGGGTCGGCGCGGCAGTGGTGGGGGCGGCCGGGGAACGCCGCACCTTCTGCGTCGGCGCCGACTGCTCCTGGCTGTTCGGCGACCGGGCCGCCCTGGTCGCGGGGGTGTTCGCGCTGCTCACCCTCGGCGTGCTGGCGCTCTCCGGGCCGCTGCTGCGGGCCGGTCGGACGCCGGTGGGGGAGTACTGCTTCCTGCTCGCCTGCTCGATGACCGGCGGCGTGGTGCTCGGCGCGGCGGGGGACCTGATCACCCTGATCGTGGCGCTGGAGACGCTCACCCTGCCGCTCTACGTCCTCGTCGGGCTGCGGCGGGGCAGTCTGGCCAGCGCCGAGGCGGCGGTGACCTTCTTCGTGGTCAGCGTGGTGGCGACCACGCTCACCCTGCTCGGCGCGGCGCTGCTCTACGCGGTGACCGGCGGGCTGCACCTCGGCCGGCTCGGCGCGACCTTCGGGGAGCGGCCCGAGCTGCTGGACCTTCCGCTCACCACGGTCGCCGTGGCGCTGGTCGTGCTGGGGCTGGCCTTCAAGGTGGCGGCGGTGCCGTTCCACGCGTGGGCCCCGGCCACGTACGACGGGGCGCCGCTGCCGATTGCCGCGTACCTCTCCACGGCGTCGAAGCTGGGCGGGGTGGTCGCCCTGCTGGCGGTGGTGCAGACGGCCCTGCCGGCGACCGTCACGGGTCCGGTGCTGGCCCTGCTCGCGGTGCTCACCATGACCGTCGGCAACCTGGTGGCGCTGCGCCAGCGGCGTACCGTCCGGCTGCTCGCCTGGTCCTCGGTGGCCCAGGCCGGCTACATCCTCGCTCCGCTCGGCGCGCTGGCGCTGGCCGCCGGCCGCACCGCCGACGCCTGGGCCGGCGCGTACGCGGCCGCGGTCGCGTACGCGGTCTTCTTCGTCGTCCTGGAGCTGGCCGCCTTCGCGTCGGTGGTGGCCCTGCGCCCGCCGGACGCCGACGGCGGCACCCTGGACGACCTCCGCGGGGCGGCCCGCCGGCACCCGTGGGTCGGGGCGGCGCTCGCGCTCGCACTGGTCGGGCTGGCCGGACTGCCGCCGGGGCTGGCCGGGCTCTTCGCCAAGGTGACCGTGGTCCGCGCGCTGCTGGACGGCGGCGCGGGCTGGCTCGCCCTGGTGGTGGCGATCAACGCGGTGATCGGTCTGGCCTACTACCTCCGGCTCGCCGCCACCCTCTACGCCCCGCCGACACCTGACGCGGTCGTCGATCGTCCTCGTC
- a CDS encoding ester cyclase, which produces MTDVEAAARRFIADVWNAAREESAYELIAEDCPGLGGTGPAATLAWHRDRRGAFPDLRYKIVEVVASGDRVAVHWRAAGTQAGQFGPVPPTGQVVSYSGATFLRFDETGRIVDVWSVNELFQLLQQLGVEMLPPAPGNGV; this is translated from the coding sequence GTGACCGATGTGGAGGCGGCGGCCCGACGCTTCATCGCCGACGTGTGGAACGCCGCGCGCGAGGAGTCGGCGTACGAACTGATCGCCGAGGACTGCCCGGGGCTGGGCGGGACCGGGCCGGCGGCGACGCTGGCCTGGCACCGGGACCGGCGCGGCGCCTTCCCGGACCTGCGCTACAAGATCGTCGAGGTGGTGGCCTCCGGGGACCGGGTGGCGGTGCACTGGCGGGCCGCGGGCACCCAGGCCGGCCAGTTCGGCCCGGTGCCGCCGACCGGCCAGGTGGTCAGCTACTCCGGGGCGACGTTCCTGCGCTTCGACGAGACCGGCCGGATCGTGGACGTGTGGAGCGTCAACGAGCTGTTCCAGCTCCTTCAGCAGCTCGGCGTCGAGATGCTCCCGCCAGCCCCCGGCAACGGCGTCTGA
- a CDS encoding complex I subunit 4 family protein has translation MSLGEFLLVAVLAVPALGALAVAATPGDRAARLVGTVAAALTLLAAVPLVTGEHGWFGSGPRPAVRPWHQLDLPWVPGLDLRFHLGVDGISWPLVVLTALLTLLCCGYTLWQVPAGGGSGRALVALLLVVEVGILGTFLALDLVLFFAFFEVVLLPMYAIIAGWGGEDRRRAARKFVLYTLFGSVLLLVGVYVVVAAAGTADIVALTGGAGLPRGTQLAAFTLLALAFAVKSPLWPLHSWLPDAHTQAPTVGSVILAGVLLKMGTYGLIRVAVGVAPEGARWAAPVLGVLAVAAILIGSLVCLAQDELKRLIAYSSVGHMGFVLLGVATLTATGIQAALIGNIAHGVITGLLFFLAGAVKDRTHTGALADLSGLRETAPRLAGLLGFAAVASLGLPGLAGFWGEAFAVIAAVRRGGGLWTTLAVLAAIGGALTAAYFLRLLRRVTHGRPSTAVGRLAPGLAGAELTAWAPLVLLALAVGLAPALVLGYASGPVNALVEVLR, from the coding sequence ATGAGCCTTGGAGAGTTCCTGCTGGTCGCGGTGCTGGCGGTGCCCGCGCTCGGGGCGCTCGCCGTGGCCGCCACGCCCGGGGACCGGGCCGCCCGGCTGGTCGGCACCGTCGCCGCCGCGCTGACCCTGCTGGCGGCCGTCCCGCTGGTCACCGGCGAGCACGGCTGGTTCGGCTCTGGACCGCGGCCGGCCGTGCGGCCCTGGCACCAGCTCGACCTGCCCTGGGTGCCCGGCCTCGACCTGCGGTTCCACCTCGGCGTGGACGGCATCTCCTGGCCGCTGGTGGTGCTCACCGCCCTGCTCACCCTGCTCTGCTGCGGCTACACGCTCTGGCAGGTGCCCGCGGGCGGCGGCAGCGGACGGGCGCTGGTGGCGCTGCTGCTGGTCGTCGAGGTCGGCATCCTGGGCACCTTCCTCGCCCTGGACCTGGTGCTCTTCTTCGCCTTCTTCGAGGTCGTCCTCCTCCCCATGTACGCGATCATCGCCGGCTGGGGCGGCGAGGACCGGCGGCGGGCGGCCCGCAAGTTCGTCCTCTACACGCTCTTCGGCTCGGTGCTGCTGCTGGTCGGCGTCTACGTCGTGGTCGCCGCCGCCGGCACCGCCGACATCGTCGCGCTGACCGGCGGGGCCGGACTGCCTCGGGGCACCCAGCTCGCCGCCTTCACCCTGCTGGCGCTGGCCTTCGCGGTGAAGAGCCCACTCTGGCCGCTGCACTCCTGGCTGCCGGACGCGCACACCCAGGCACCGACGGTCGGCAGCGTGATCCTCGCCGGGGTGCTGCTCAAGATGGGCACGTACGGCCTGATCCGGGTGGCGGTCGGGGTGGCCCCGGAGGGCGCCCGCTGGGCCGCCCCGGTGCTCGGCGTGCTCGCCGTCGCCGCGATCCTGATCGGATCGCTGGTCTGCCTGGCGCAGGACGAGCTGAAGCGGCTGATCGCGTACTCCAGCGTGGGGCACATGGGCTTCGTGCTGCTCGGGGTGGCCACGCTCACTGCCACCGGCATCCAGGCGGCGCTGATCGGCAACATCGCGCACGGGGTGATCACCGGCCTGCTCTTCTTCCTGGCCGGGGCGGTCAAGGACCGTACCCACACCGGCGCGCTCGCCGACCTGTCCGGGCTGCGGGAGACCGCGCCCCGCCTCGCCGGCCTGCTCGGCTTCGCCGCCGTCGCCTCGCTCGGTCTGCCCGGGCTGGCCGGCTTCTGGGGCGAGGCGTTCGCCGTGATCGCCGCCGTGCGGCGGGGCGGCGGGCTCTGGACCACCCTGGCGGTGCTGGCCGCGATCGGCGGAGCGCTCACCGCCGCGTACTTCCTGCGGCTGCTGCGCCGGGTGACCCACGGGCGGCCCAGCACGGCGGTCGGTCGGCTGGCCCCGGGGCTGGCGGGAGCCGAGCTGACCGCCTGGGCGCCGCTGGTGCTCCTCGCGCTGGCCGTCGGCCTCGCCCCGGCGCTGGTGCTCGGCTACGCGTCCGGCCCGGTGAACGCCCTGGTGGAGGTGCTGCGGTGA
- the nuoH gene encoding NADH-quinone oxidoreductase subunit NuoH, whose protein sequence is MPVWLELILRVAGVLVAFLTLPLLVGQAEHKVMAHMQGRLGPMYAGGFHGWAQLIADGIKFVQKEDVTPRDADRPVFRLAPAVALVPYLLALLVIPLGPDDLVGQPLDIGLFFVLAVVGIGVVAVLMSAWASANKYSLLGGLRGAAQLLGYELPLVLAAASVAMAAGTLSLSGIVEAWQPWWLLWQAPAMVVFFVAGLAEIRRPPFDMPVADSELVFGYMTEYTGLRFAFFLLAEYVGIVVIAALTTVLFLGGWQGPFGDDYLGWLWTLLKVFAVAFVIIWLRVSYPRLREDQLQRLCWLVLVPLALAQLVLTAAVRLAL, encoded by the coding sequence ATGCCCGTCTGGTTGGAGCTGATCCTCCGGGTGGCGGGCGTGCTGGTCGCGTTCCTCACCCTGCCGCTGCTGGTCGGGCAGGCCGAGCACAAGGTCATGGCGCACATGCAGGGCCGGCTCGGCCCGATGTACGCGGGCGGCTTCCACGGCTGGGCGCAGCTGATCGCCGACGGGATCAAGTTCGTGCAGAAGGAGGATGTCACCCCGCGCGACGCGGACCGGCCGGTGTTCCGGCTGGCCCCGGCGGTCGCCCTGGTGCCGTACCTGCTCGCCCTGCTGGTGATCCCGCTCGGCCCGGACGACCTGGTCGGGCAGCCGCTGGACATCGGCCTCTTCTTCGTCCTCGCCGTGGTCGGCATCGGCGTGGTGGCGGTGCTGATGTCGGCCTGGGCCTCGGCCAACAAGTACAGCCTGCTCGGCGGGTTGCGCGGAGCGGCCCAGCTTCTCGGCTACGAGCTGCCGTTGGTGCTGGCGGCCGCGTCGGTGGCGATGGCCGCCGGCACGCTCAGCCTCTCCGGCATCGTCGAGGCGTGGCAGCCCTGGTGGCTGCTCTGGCAGGCGCCCGCGATGGTCGTCTTCTTCGTCGCCGGACTGGCCGAGATCCGGCGGCCGCCGTTCGACATGCCGGTCGCCGACTCCGAGCTGGTCTTCGGCTACATGACCGAGTACACCGGCCTCCGCTTCGCGTTCTTCCTGCTCGCCGAGTACGTCGGCATCGTGGTGATCGCCGCGCTGACCACGGTGCTCTTCCTCGGCGGCTGGCAGGGCCCGTTCGGCGATGACTACCTCGGCTGGCTCTGGACCCTGCTCAAGGTCTTCGCGGTCGCGTTTGTGATCATCTGGCTGCGGGTGTCGTACCCGCGCCTGCGCGAGGACCAGCTCCAGCGCCTCTGCTGGCTGGTCCTGGTTCCCCTGGCCCTCGCCCAGCTCGTCCTGACGGCCGCCGTCCGCCTCGCCCTCTGA
- a CDS encoding NuoI/complex I 23 kDa subunit family protein: protein MTERSGIPGEGLAKGLAVTLRTMTRRSTTQQYPDVAPELPPRSRGVIALLEENCTVCMLCARECPDWCIYIDSHKEEVTVPGAARPRQRNVLDRFDIDFSLCMYCGICVEVCPFDALYWSPEFEYAEYDIKDLLHDKDHLGEWMGTVPPPPAHDRNGEPAKEETSAARKATAPARPTAVRPERGPAAGGGTNP, encoded by the coding sequence ATGACCGAGCGCAGTGGCATTCCCGGCGAAGGGCTGGCGAAGGGGCTGGCGGTCACGTTGCGGACGATGACCCGCCGCTCGACCACCCAGCAGTACCCGGACGTCGCCCCCGAGCTGCCACCCCGATCCCGCGGCGTTATCGCGCTGCTGGAGGAGAACTGCACGGTCTGCATGCTCTGCGCCCGGGAGTGCCCGGACTGGTGCATCTACATCGACTCGCACAAGGAGGAGGTGACGGTGCCCGGCGCCGCCCGCCCCCGCCAGCGCAACGTGCTCGACCGGTTCGACATCGACTTCTCGCTCTGCATGTACTGCGGCATCTGCGTCGAGGTCTGCCCCTTCGACGCCCTCTACTGGTCGCCCGAGTTCGAGTACGCCGAGTACGACATCAAGGACCTGCTGCACGACAAGGACCACCTCGGGGAGTGGATGGGCACGGTCCCGCCGCCGCCGGCGCACGACCGCAACGGGGAGCCGGCCAAGGAGGAGACCTCGGCCGCGCGCAAGGCCACCGCCCCGGCTCGCCCCACCGCGGTACGCCCCGAGCGTGGCCCCGCCGCCGGTGGAGGTACGAACCCATGA
- a CDS encoding glutathione S-transferase family protein: MSETGDEIQARTGGKYVEPGGEFTRDQRYIATRVTADGRDGWPVEPGRYRLAVSRACPWANRLVIVRRLLGLEDAISMAVAGPTHDARSWTFDLDPGGRDPVLGIERLAHAYYKRFPEYDRGITVPAIVDVPSGQVATNDYGQMSLDLSSEWTAYHREGAPELYPERLRDEIDEVNAVVFADVNNGVYRCGFAGTQEAYEAAYHRLFDRLDWLSERLAGQRYLVGDTITEADVRLFTTLARFDPVYHGHFKCNRQKLTEMPVLWAYARDLFQTPGFGDTIDFDHIKRHYYQVHRDINPTGIVPLGPDLSGWLTPHGREALGGRPFGDGTPPPPPPPAERVDPAHTPLR, from the coding sequence GTGAGCGAGACCGGCGACGAGATCCAGGCCCGGACCGGCGGGAAGTACGTGGAGCCGGGCGGCGAGTTCACCCGGGACCAGCGCTACATCGCCACGCGGGTCACCGCGGACGGCCGGGACGGGTGGCCGGTGGAGCCCGGCCGGTACCGGCTGGCGGTCAGCCGGGCCTGCCCGTGGGCGAACCGGCTGGTCATCGTCCGCCGCCTGCTCGGGCTGGAGGACGCCATCTCCATGGCGGTGGCCGGGCCGACGCACGACGCCCGGAGCTGGACCTTCGACCTGGACCCGGGCGGCCGGGACCCGGTGCTCGGGATCGAGCGGCTGGCCCACGCGTACTACAAGCGGTTCCCCGAGTACGACCGGGGCATCACCGTGCCGGCGATCGTCGACGTGCCGAGCGGGCAGGTGGCCACCAACGACTACGGGCAGATGAGCCTGGACCTGTCCAGCGAATGGACCGCGTACCACCGGGAAGGGGCGCCCGAGCTCTACCCGGAGCGGCTGCGGGACGAGATCGACGAGGTCAACGCGGTGGTCTTCGCCGACGTGAACAACGGCGTCTACCGGTGCGGGTTCGCCGGCACCCAGGAGGCGTACGAGGCGGCGTACCACCGGCTCTTCGACCGGCTGGACTGGCTGAGCGAGCGACTGGCCGGGCAGCGGTACCTGGTCGGCGACACCATCACCGAGGCGGACGTGCGGCTCTTCACCACGCTGGCCCGCTTCGACCCGGTCTACCACGGCCACTTCAAGTGCAACCGGCAGAAGCTGACCGAGATGCCGGTGCTCTGGGCGTACGCCCGGGACCTGTTCCAGACCCCCGGCTTCGGCGACACCATCGACTTCGACCACATCAAGCGGCACTACTACCAGGTGCACCGCGACATCAACCCGACCGGCATCGTCCCCCTCGGCCCCGACCTGTCGGGCTGGCTCACCCCGCACGGCCGGGAGGCCCTCGGCGGCCGCCCGTTCGGCGACGGCACTCCCCCACCGCCCCCGCCCCCGGCCGAGCGCGTCGACCCCGCCCACACCCCGCTGCGCTGA
- a CDS encoding NADH-quinone oxidoreductase subunit C gives MTGDEVGARLATLLGGVEVTVSLSGGQAHARATVDVPPASWRDALRAARDDTELSCDFFDWLSAVDELADGFDIVAHLWSTAHRHGLLLRTRVPRDAAVVPSVVAVFPGAAWHERETHEMFGIGFDGHPDLRPLLLPPEFEGHPLRKEFVLASRVAKPWPGAKEPGESEAGGGRRPIRPPGVPAPGEWGTTPTPGGAAGVGEGPRGGTPARPARERPARPAPGERAARPAPGERPARPLPGERPTGPSRPEPADADRERRAAGQEPTPGEEPTSEGGS, from the coding sequence ATGACTGGCGATGAGGTCGGTGCCCGGCTGGCCACCCTGTTGGGCGGGGTCGAGGTGACCGTCAGCCTTTCCGGTGGCCAGGCCCACGCCCGGGCCACCGTCGACGTTCCCCCGGCGAGCTGGCGGGATGCGCTGCGCGCCGCCCGGGACGACACCGAGCTGAGCTGCGACTTCTTCGACTGGCTCTCCGCCGTGGACGAGTTGGCCGACGGCTTCGACATCGTCGCCCATCTCTGGTCGACCGCCCACCGGCACGGCCTGCTGCTGCGCACCCGGGTGCCCCGGGACGCCGCCGTGGTGCCGTCGGTGGTGGCCGTCTTCCCCGGCGCCGCCTGGCACGAGCGGGAGACGCACGAGATGTTCGGCATCGGCTTCGACGGGCACCCCGACCTGCGTCCGCTGCTGCTGCCCCCGGAGTTCGAGGGGCACCCGCTGCGCAAGGAGTTCGTCCTCGCCTCCCGGGTGGCCAAGCCCTGGCCGGGCGCGAAGGAGCCGGGCGAGTCCGAGGCCGGCGGCGGACGCCGTCCCATCCGACCGCCGGGCGTGCCGGCGCCGGGGGAGTGGGGCACCACGCCGACGCCCGGCGGAGCGGCCGGGGTGGGCGAGGGCCCGCGCGGCGGCACTCCCGCCCGCCCGGCCCGGGAGCGCCCGGCTCGACCCGCCCCGGGCGAGCGTGCGGCCCGCCCGGCCCCCGGCGAGCGCCCGGCGCGTCCGTTGCCCGGCGAGCGCCCGACCGGGCCGAGTCGGCCGGAACCGGCGGACGCGGACCGCGAGCGGCGAGCGGCCGGCCAGGAACCGACACCCGGCGAGGAACCGACGTCCGAGGGAGGCAGCTGA